One genomic window of Paenibacillus xylanilyticus includes the following:
- a CDS encoding aspartyl-phosphate phosphatase Spo0E family protein, with translation MKGPSQVVDQIERNRQELSRLAEHHGMQDYKVLQQSMVLDELINEYNRFKYRKQQYRNRQPIA, from the coding sequence ATGAAAGGACCAAGTCAGGTTGTGGACCAGATTGAACGAAACAGGCAAGAATTAAGTCGTTTGGCGGAGCATCATGGCATGCAAGACTACAAAGTCCTTCAACAATCGATGGTACTGGACGAACTGATTAATGAATATAACCGTTTTAAATATAGAAAACAACAATATAGGAACAGACAGCCGATTGCATAA
- a CDS encoding response regulator transcription factor gives MYSVLLVEDERVILDGLRELIIQTAPEFRVIGEASGGTEALDFMRSNVPDVLITDIRMREMDGLTLVSKAREMYPELLIIVISGYGEFEYARRAMEYGVLNYLLKPVELQEWVTAIHKIQLLLNRRYGISSSQTLDTTKEAQCNSGDTRKTIRDVKEYIRLHPDGDLRLQTVAAIVHLNPTYLSQLFKNETGITFSEYIAEVRMERAKWLLVNTQLKIYDVARLSGHQSPKHFMLVFKQQVGWTAGEYRNRFSTDEQL, from the coding sequence ATGTATAGCGTTTTGCTTGTAGAAGATGAGAGGGTTATCCTCGACGGGTTACGAGAGTTGATTATTCAGACAGCTCCTGAGTTTCGCGTTATTGGTGAGGCTTCTGGAGGAACTGAGGCTCTGGATTTTATGAGAAGTAATGTGCCTGATGTACTGATTACGGATATTCGCATGCGAGAAATGGATGGACTAACCCTGGTATCCAAAGCGCGGGAAATGTACCCCGAACTGCTGATCATCGTCATCAGCGGCTATGGCGAGTTTGAGTATGCGCGCAGAGCGATGGAATATGGCGTACTGAATTACCTGCTGAAACCAGTGGAACTCCAAGAGTGGGTTACCGCCATTCATAAAATTCAATTGCTGCTGAACCGCAGGTACGGCATTTCATCCAGCCAGACGTTAGATACAACGAAGGAAGCACAGTGTAACAGTGGAGATACCCGGAAGACGATTCGTGATGTAAAGGAATATATCAGGCTTCACCCGGATGGAGATCTGCGCCTGCAGACCGTAGCAGCAATTGTTCATCTGAACCCAACCTACCTAAGCCAGCTCTTCAAAAATGAAACGGGGATAACCTTTTCCGAATACATCGCTGAGGTGCGCATGGAGCGGGCCAAGTGGCTGTTGGTCAACACCCAACTGAAAATCTATGACGTAGCGAGGTTGTCCGGACATCAGAGTCCCAAACACTTCATGCTGGTGTTCAAACAGCAGGTGGGTTGGACGGCAGGGGAATATCGGAACCGATTCAGTACGGATGAGCAGCTATAG
- a CDS encoding helix-turn-helix transcriptional regulator — protein sequence MEPTTTIRSNIEDYIRKQGYTLQYFADISGVNAGTLSAIIKGTRPIAMAQLDLITQGMKLEEGHFYEIYGAECFVESAPHWRRLEPFLQRCAELDKLDCIQRVIQQVTDDRSYVSELFELAEYMLERDQKKAARMLYECVAECEKYQHSERLALCHYRIFTLSLGQDQHENLRAAVHFEPYINRLDEERQLDAIRELANTYSGLRHWDKVFQLAGELEQRVGFLEQYQTKKKGLDNHRVSKHPLFTYRSYAHLLMSNVWGERGNYEKALNLTTLYSNVVVDDPTAEDLIFIKRFKDWAEVNSYLYKLMLGDYEALNSYLDFIDEDENETLLGLVKVMEAANLYNLNVDHALRRFDLYIHLLFEEGNHETSYVVQVKDDRYTKFWAELAFYQLSKERYEEGFRSLMTCLSSAHKIKDDSTIIYCVGLFEEYRHQATESVKLNYSNLIKEVYGRYAKKSHVSINVV from the coding sequence ATGGAACCTACAACTACGATACGCTCAAATATTGAGGATTACATCAGGAAACAGGGGTATACCCTTCAATACTTTGCTGATATATCGGGGGTTAACGCCGGGACGTTAAGTGCAATTATCAAAGGTACACGGCCGATCGCCATGGCTCAATTGGACCTCATCACTCAGGGCATGAAGCTGGAAGAGGGCCACTTCTACGAAATATATGGTGCTGAATGTTTTGTGGAGTCCGCACCGCACTGGAGAAGGCTTGAGCCGTTCCTGCAACGCTGCGCTGAGTTGGACAAGCTGGACTGCATACAGAGGGTAATTCAGCAAGTGACGGATGACCGCTCCTATGTGTCCGAATTGTTCGAGCTGGCCGAGTATATGCTTGAACGTGATCAGAAGAAGGCTGCGCGAATGCTGTACGAATGTGTCGCCGAGTGCGAGAAGTACCAGCACTCCGAACGTCTGGCACTATGCCATTATCGCATTTTCACCTTGTCTCTTGGCCAGGACCAGCATGAGAATCTCAGGGCCGCAGTTCACTTCGAGCCGTATATTAACCGGCTGGATGAAGAGCGACAGCTGGACGCGATCAGGGAATTGGCTAATACATATAGTGGATTGCGCCACTGGGATAAGGTATTTCAATTAGCTGGTGAACTAGAGCAGCGAGTTGGCTTTTTGGAACAATATCAAACGAAGAAAAAAGGTTTAGATAACCATAGAGTTTCCAAGCACCCTCTATTCACCTATAGATCTTATGCGCATTTATTGATGTCTAATGTGTGGGGCGAGCGGGGAAATTACGAAAAGGCTTTGAATCTTACAACGCTGTATTCCAATGTTGTTGTGGATGACCCTACAGCAGAGGATCTTATATTTATTAAAAGATTTAAGGATTGGGCGGAAGTTAATTCCTACCTTTATAAATTGATGTTGGGTGATTACGAAGCCTTAAATTCCTATTTGGATTTTATTGATGAAGACGAAAATGAAACACTTCTTGGGTTGGTTAAAGTTATGGAAGCAGCAAATCTATACAATTTGAATGTAGACCACGCCCTCAGGAGGTTTGATCTATATATTCATCTTTTATTTGAGGAAGGCAATCACGAAACTAGCTATGTGGTTCAAGTCAAAGATGATAGGTACACCAAATTTTGGGCAGAATTAGCGTTCTATCAGCTATCTAAGGAAAGATATGAAGAAGGATTTAGGAGTTTAATGACTTGTTTGTCATCAGCTCATAAAATCAAAGATGACTCAACAATCATTTACTGTGTAGGTTTATTCGAAGAATACAGGCATCAAGCGACTGAATCTGTGAAGCTAAATTATTCAAATCTTATCAAGGAGGTTTATGGTCGATATGCTAAAAAAAGCCACGTTAGTATTAATGTTGTTTAG
- a CDS encoding carbohydrate ABC transporter permease, translated as MVLGFTLLLLFPMGLALYMSLTDWPLLGDHHFIGLNNYREIMVDQMFWRVLGNTVYFTAGLVPLNIVLALLLALLLSKSLRGIGVFRTAIFVPVMTSLVVWAIVWKLMYATESGLINQLLLMIGIKGPAWLYNQDLAMPAVIVTSVLKNVGLNMVLFIAAIQQVPRSLYEAAKLDGAGKQKTFFHVTLPMITPTVFLTVVMTVIGSLKVFGQIYVMTQGGPSNSTKVLVYYIWEKAFKLFQFGYASALAYVLFFIVMILTLLQWQLRKRWVFNEGDA; from the coding sequence ATGGTTCTTGGTTTTACTCTGCTGCTGCTCTTTCCCATGGGCCTTGCGTTATACATGAGCTTGACCGATTGGCCATTGCTCGGAGACCATCACTTTATTGGGCTGAATAACTACCGCGAGATCATGGTAGATCAGATGTTCTGGCGGGTACTGGGAAACACCGTATATTTCACAGCTGGACTTGTTCCGCTCAATATCGTGCTGGCGCTTTTGCTGGCTTTGCTGTTATCCAAAAGTCTGCGTGGCATCGGAGTATTCCGCACTGCCATCTTCGTTCCGGTCATGACGTCACTTGTTGTGTGGGCCATTGTGTGGAAGCTTATGTATGCGACAGAGTCGGGACTGATCAATCAGCTTCTGTTGATGATAGGCATCAAAGGACCGGCTTGGCTCTACAATCAGGATCTGGCGATGCCCGCGGTGATTGTGACCAGTGTGCTAAAAAATGTTGGCCTAAATATGGTACTGTTCATAGCCGCAATTCAGCAGGTACCCAGATCACTGTACGAAGCGGCCAAACTGGATGGTGCAGGCAAGCAGAAGACTTTTTTTCATGTGACGCTTCCAATGATTACACCTACAGTATTTTTGACCGTGGTCATGACGGTCATTGGATCGCTCAAAGTGTTTGGGCAGATTTATGTAATGACACAGGGAGGTCCAAGCAATAGCACCAAGGTGTTAGTCTATTACATCTGGGAAAAGGCTTTTAAACTGTTTCAATTCGGCTATGCTTCCGCATTGGCGTATGTGCTATTTTTTATCGTAATGATTCTGACGCTGCTGCAATGGCAGCTGCGAAAGAGGTGGGTTTTCAATGAAGGCGATGCCTAA
- a CDS encoding ABC transporter substrate-binding protein, whose product MKKAGWMFMLVFIIVALTGCAGSNSGSDPENASVGDEEVELKFMMWGNQAHMDVYNKLIDSFTQENPGIKVTMESVPFAEYQQKISVLAAGGSLPDIAWVSERMIPQFKSNHILADVSEFKDDAEFKLDDYIPSTLDLFRDGEQLLGLPFSTPPVVMFYNKSLFDQAGLTDPNTLAAQGQWTWERFEETAKTIASKEATNRIYGANFFRDWKTWAVLSSYSWSNGSGPFDESMTKFTWNDPYGVQTLELLERMMFTDESHPKAGEQVSFDAGNVGMFFDNYSYVSKAREIVDFEWSIAPMPSGSQGSVPMLGQAGYAMFNDSKHPEEAKKLLKFFASEQGIQATATYFVPPRTSVLNSDVFINQPNNPSKEHIVQAVIDEMPKARLIPGHIRWQDIDNAVLQGFDRLFARLATPQDNLKQMQEEIQGLLQ is encoded by the coding sequence ATGAAAAAAGCAGGATGGATGTTCATGCTCGTATTCATCATTGTTGCATTAACTGGCTGTGCAGGCTCCAATTCCGGTAGTGACCCTGAGAATGCATCCGTAGGAGATGAAGAGGTTGAACTGAAGTTCATGATGTGGGGAAATCAGGCGCACATGGACGTCTATAACAAATTGATTGATAGCTTCACACAGGAAAATCCGGGCATCAAGGTGACGATGGAATCCGTACCCTTTGCGGAATACCAGCAAAAAATATCTGTGCTTGCAGCTGGCGGCTCGCTACCGGATATTGCCTGGGTCTCCGAACGGATGATTCCACAATTCAAATCCAATCACATTCTGGCAGACGTATCCGAATTCAAGGATGATGCAGAGTTCAAGCTGGATGACTATATTCCAAGTACGCTGGATCTGTTTCGGGATGGTGAACAACTGCTTGGCTTGCCGTTCTCCACGCCTCCGGTCGTCATGTTCTACAACAAATCGCTATTCGACCAGGCTGGCCTTACAGATCCCAACACTCTCGCCGCTCAAGGACAATGGACGTGGGAGCGATTTGAAGAGACAGCGAAGACGATTGCCAGCAAGGAAGCAACAAACCGAATTTACGGTGCCAACTTTTTTCGCGATTGGAAGACTTGGGCTGTTCTTTCCTCCTATTCCTGGTCCAATGGCAGCGGACCTTTTGATGAGAGCATGACGAAGTTTACCTGGAATGATCCTTATGGTGTGCAAACCTTGGAATTGCTTGAACGGATGATGTTCACCGATGAGTCGCACCCGAAGGCAGGCGAGCAGGTCAGCTTCGATGCTGGTAATGTGGGAATGTTCTTCGACAACTACAGCTACGTGTCCAAAGCAAGAGAGATTGTGGACTTCGAGTGGAGTATTGCCCCGATGCCTTCAGGATCTCAGGGCAGTGTGCCCATGCTGGGTCAGGCGGGATATGCCATGTTTAATGACAGCAAACATCCCGAAGAAGCAAAGAAACTGCTGAAGTTTTTTGCTAGTGAACAGGGAATTCAGGCCACGGCAACCTACTTTGTTCCTCCGCGTACCTCTGTGCTGAATTCGGATGTTTTCATTAATCAGCCGAATAATCCTAGCAAGGAACATATTGTTCAGGCAGTCATTGATGAAATGCCGAAAGCTCGCTTGATTCCGGGCCATATTCGCTGGCAAGACATCGACAATGCGGTATTGCAGGGTTTCGATCGATTATTTGCCCGTTTAGCCACACCTCAGGATAATCTGAAGCAGATGCAGGAAGAGATTCAAGGCCTGCTGCAATAA
- a CDS encoding alkene reductase, which yields MNNHLNLLNPVKINQWQLRNRIVMAPLTRGFANDADGTVTEEMVAYYEQRARDGAGLIITEGINPSLAGKGTYGIPGLYTEEQAISWQKVTEAVHRQGGTIIAQLWHVGRLSHSDLIGRTPQAPSSIQAEGKVHKLHKPYQIPETMRTQDIQSTIHHFQIAARHAVLAGFDGIELHAAHGYLIDQFISEKTNHRTDEYGGGIMGRLRFLREIILAVEKEISVDRISIRFSEKKDDDPSYVWTDKAGMITAYLNLFRETGITILHPSRDQYTRVWAGKKTFHEMIREQWEHTIIGVGDLDIHTAEEGLNDGVINLAAFGRPYIANPDLVHRLRTGEPLVEYDVTKHLPILV from the coding sequence ATGAATAATCATTTGAATTTACTCAATCCGGTTAAGATCAATCAGTGGCAGCTAAGAAATCGTATTGTGATGGCACCGTTAACAAGAGGATTTGCGAATGATGCGGATGGTACGGTGACAGAGGAGATGGTGGCCTATTATGAGCAGCGTGCACGAGATGGTGCGGGTCTGATTATTACGGAGGGGATTAACCCCAGTCTGGCTGGCAAAGGGACGTATGGCATACCCGGCCTGTATACGGAAGAGCAAGCGATCTCATGGCAAAAGGTAACGGAGGCCGTTCACAGACAGGGCGGGACGATCATTGCCCAACTCTGGCATGTCGGTCGATTGTCCCACTCTGACCTCATTGGAAGAACACCGCAGGCGCCTTCAAGTATTCAGGCTGAGGGGAAGGTGCATAAGTTGCACAAGCCATACCAGATTCCCGAAACGATGCGCACACAGGATATTCAGAGTACAATTCATCATTTTCAGATCGCTGCCCGTCATGCCGTGCTGGCCGGATTCGATGGAATTGAGCTGCATGCAGCTCATGGATATTTAATTGATCAGTTCATCAGTGAGAAAACGAATCACAGAACCGATGAATATGGAGGCGGGATTATGGGGAGATTACGTTTTTTGAGAGAAATCATCCTGGCAGTAGAAAAGGAAATCAGCGTAGATCGCATATCCATCCGATTTTCCGAGAAGAAGGATGATGACCCTTCCTACGTGTGGACAGATAAGGCGGGCATGATTACCGCCTATCTTAACCTGTTCCGTGAGACCGGTATTACGATTCTTCATCCTTCCAGAGATCAATATACAAGAGTCTGGGCGGGGAAGAAGACCTTTCATGAGATGATCAGGGAACAGTGGGAGCACACCATTATTGGAGTGGGGGATCTTGATATTCACACGGCAGAAGAAGGTCTGAATGATGGAGTCATTAATCTTGCCGCCTTCGGTCGGCCTTATATTGCTAATCCCGATCTTGTGCACAGATTGCGCACAGGTGAGCCGTTAGTCGAGTACGATGTGACTAAGCATTTGCCTATATTGGTCTGA
- a CDS encoding LLM class flavin-dependent oxidoreductase has product MKFALFSLMMNLPNAVTGEALTTQQKFHNILEQARLAERLGFDAYGIGERHGAPFLSSSPPVVLTAIAAATSRIRLLTTVTVLSVLDPVRVAEDYATLDQLSGGRLEMIIGKGNDPRHYPLFGIREEEQWVSLAERYELLKRLWTEENVTWQGTYRPPLHEVTTWPRPLQQSIPIWHGSASSTLSTELAAKYGEPLFTSNSFHPQAKYKALIDHYLERLDHYGHDASRAVIGSGAGSLYLADTREEAIRRYTPYYNAFHATAAAQHNQSPFTDLEDNIARGPVLIGSPEQVIEKIMDYHAAFGHQVLSISVDGLSHSEQLEQVERFAQDVAPVLRRELPSVVWNNPPMLSQQSPSSASYPSASWPPAISPLFQVCRSLARYAFIQGDS; this is encoded by the coding sequence ATGAAATTTGCCTTGTTTAGCCTCATGATGAACCTGCCTAATGCGGTCACTGGCGAAGCACTCACTACACAGCAGAAATTCCACAACATTCTGGAGCAAGCCAGACTGGCCGAACGTTTGGGTTTCGATGCATACGGGATTGGTGAGCGGCACGGGGCACCTTTTCTGTCCTCTTCACCTCCAGTTGTATTGACTGCTATAGCTGCAGCTACCTCTCGTATCCGGTTGCTTACCACAGTCACTGTTCTAAGCGTACTCGATCCGGTGCGGGTTGCAGAGGATTATGCAACGCTGGATCAGTTATCTGGTGGACGGCTGGAGATGATCATCGGGAAAGGCAATGACCCCCGGCACTATCCGCTGTTTGGCATTCGTGAAGAGGAACAGTGGGTTTCCCTTGCTGAACGTTATGAGCTGCTGAAGCGCCTGTGGACGGAGGAGAACGTAACCTGGCAGGGCACGTATCGACCTCCCCTTCATGAGGTTACCACTTGGCCGAGACCACTCCAGCAATCCATTCCAATCTGGCATGGCAGCGCGTCGAGTACCCTCTCTACTGAACTGGCAGCGAAATATGGTGAGCCGCTCTTCACTTCGAATTCTTTTCATCCCCAGGCAAAATACAAAGCATTGATTGACCATTACCTTGAACGCCTCGATCATTATGGTCATGATGCAAGCCGCGCGGTGATCGGATCGGGAGCAGGCAGCCTGTATCTGGCAGATACTCGTGAGGAGGCGATTCGTCGCTACACACCTTACTATAATGCTTTTCATGCTACTGCAGCCGCACAGCATAATCAGTCACCCTTCACAGATCTGGAAGATAACATTGCACGTGGCCCCGTGCTTATTGGTAGTCCGGAACAGGTCATTGAGAAAATCATGGACTACCACGCCGCGTTTGGACATCAGGTGCTTAGCATTAGTGTGGATGGACTCAGTCATAGTGAGCAGCTGGAGCAAGTGGAGCGTTTTGCCCAAGACGTAGCACCTGTATTGCGACGAGAATTGCCGAGTGTGGTATGGAACAATCCCCCCATGTTAAGCCAGCAATCTCCTTCCTCTGCCTCCTACCCTTCTGCTTCTTGGCCCCCAGCCATCTCTCCCCTGTTTCAGGTATGTCGCAGCCTCGCCAGATACGCCTTCATACAGGGTGATTCATGA
- a CDS encoding cache domain-containing sensor histidine kinase: MDKVLGCSTRNMNLRTKLLVLFVVLTLLPLCLQGVVNYYHFSQTIDRKTEQFTIDMIRQINTNLNRLLKDFERISLLPLYDQTVLSILGKYNAPMGTATWARSDDYLKMKLYTSGQAYDRLEIRGIHLISNSGILFSNLDSLAVKPVWDSRQDHWFAELDGSEGEWRLLPPHHPSYYTDKVEEAYISVARELRDPGTLKRLGYILIDIRLDAFRQLLSNLNFEENASLMIVDSKQRLVFERTSLGGKSTYNQLLQLEQLQDYAGNQKVELDGSSYLYVRHHSNYSGLSVISLTPISVIQKESGKMLSFTFGFAILCMAGVAILAALISYRVTRPLISLKQNMIRVEQGDFTQRVASFGSDEFGQIGRGFNRMMEEIHRLFNEVFLLGIREREAELSALQSQIHPHFIYNTLESINMMAIRRKHAEVSSMVTALGKLLRYTIDKVDRIVLLQEELAFVQSYVRIQQVRYNGRLQVIFEVEEEVMDGLIPKLILQPLVENAVYHGIEEQEDGGMIWISALKFDQELLLTVRDNGKGLSQEEIDQWNESFSQLPSSEFLRCNAGGHLGLTNIAQRLHLIYGQGASLSVDGSLGQGLAVTITIPLQEKGDNVHV; this comes from the coding sequence ATGGACAAGGTGCTAGGTTGTTCAACAAGAAACATGAACCTGCGTACGAAGCTGCTGGTGTTGTTCGTTGTTCTCACTTTGCTTCCGCTATGTTTGCAGGGAGTGGTCAACTATTACCATTTTTCACAGACAATTGATCGAAAAACCGAGCAGTTCACCATTGATATGATCCGGCAGATCAACACCAATCTGAATCGGCTGTTGAAGGATTTCGAGCGTATATCGCTCTTGCCGCTCTATGATCAGACGGTGCTGAGTATTCTGGGAAAGTACAACGCCCCAATGGGGACTGCTACTTGGGCAAGGTCCGACGATTACTTGAAGATGAAGCTCTATACTTCGGGTCAGGCCTATGATCGTCTGGAAATTCGCGGCATTCACTTGATCTCGAACAGTGGCATTCTGTTCTCCAATCTGGATTCATTGGCGGTGAAGCCGGTATGGGACAGTAGGCAGGATCATTGGTTTGCAGAGTTGGACGGATCGGAGGGAGAGTGGCGACTGCTCCCTCCGCATCATCCGAGCTATTACACAGACAAGGTTGAAGAAGCCTATATCTCCGTTGCCCGAGAGCTTCGTGATCCAGGCACGCTTAAACGACTGGGATATATTCTGATTGATATCCGGCTGGACGCCTTCCGCCAGCTGCTCTCCAATCTGAATTTTGAGGAAAATGCGAGTCTCATGATTGTGGACAGTAAACAGCGGCTTGTGTTTGAGCGAACTTCACTCGGTGGAAAATCCACATACAATCAGCTGCTGCAGCTGGAGCAGCTTCAAGACTATGCAGGAAATCAAAAGGTGGAATTGGATGGGAGCTCCTATCTGTATGTACGGCACCACTCGAATTATTCCGGGTTATCAGTCATTAGCCTTACACCCATTTCTGTCATTCAAAAGGAATCGGGGAAAATGCTTTCGTTCACTTTTGGGTTCGCTATTCTGTGCATGGCGGGCGTAGCCATTCTGGCGGCTCTTATATCCTATCGTGTAACAAGGCCGTTAATCAGCCTGAAGCAAAATATGATTCGGGTGGAGCAGGGTGACTTTACCCAGCGTGTGGCAAGTTTCGGCAGTGATGAATTCGGACAGATTGGCCGGGGGTTTAATCGAATGATGGAAGAGATTCACCGCTTGTTTAACGAGGTGTTTCTACTCGGTATTCGAGAACGGGAAGCAGAGCTGTCGGCACTGCAAAGTCAGATCCATCCTCACTTTATATACAATACGCTGGAGTCCATTAATATGATGGCCATCCGCAGGAAGCATGCAGAAGTGTCCAGCATGGTGACGGCGCTGGGCAAGCTGCTGCGTTACACCATTGATAAGGTGGATCGAATCGTACTCCTTCAGGAGGAATTAGCTTTTGTGCAATCATATGTACGCATTCAACAGGTGCGTTATAACGGAAGGCTGCAGGTAATTTTTGAAGTTGAAGAAGAGGTCATGGATGGTTTAATTCCCAAGCTGATTTTGCAGCCGCTCGTGGAGAACGCAGTATACCATGGAATTGAAGAGCAGGAGGATGGAGGAATGATTTGGATATCGGCCTTGAAGTTTGATCAGGAGCTGCTGCTTACCGTTCGAGATAATGGTAAAGGTCTAAGCCAAGAAGAGATTGACCAATGGAACGAGTCATTCTCCCAGCTCCCCTCGAGTGAATTCCTGCGTTGTAATGCTGGAGGTCATTTAGGGCTCACCAATATAGCACAACGGCTCCATCTTATTTATGGACAAGGCGCCAGTCTGAGTGTTGATGGAAGTCTCGGGCAGGGTCTGGCTGTCACAATTACTATACCGCTGCAGGAGAAAGGGGATAACGTGCATGTATAG
- a CDS encoding TetR/AcrR family transcriptional regulator yields MTAKRGRPRNMETQNAILAAAYELLLEHGFAAITVEKIAERAQVSKATIYKWWPNKGAVIMDGYMSAMTARLPVPDTGSVFEDVRIHASNMIQFLTSQDGKAITEIIGEGQSDPGLAVEYRTRYIQPRRREAWGIIEKGVTRGELKSDLDIGLCIDMIYGPVFYRMLVTGEPMDPEFVHRLLDSLFAGIKSD; encoded by the coding sequence ATGACAGCCAAAAGAGGGCGTCCCCGCAACATGGAAACCCAGAATGCCATTCTGGCAGCTGCGTATGAGTTATTGCTGGAACATGGCTTTGCCGCGATTACAGTTGAAAAGATAGCTGAGCGAGCGCAAGTAAGCAAAGCAACCATATATAAATGGTGGCCCAATAAGGGAGCTGTCATTATGGATGGATACATGTCGGCCATGACAGCAAGATTGCCTGTCCCGGATACAGGATCGGTATTTGAGGATGTACGTATTCATGCGAGTAATATGATTCAATTTTTGACCAGCCAGGACGGAAAGGCCATTACAGAGATTATCGGAGAAGGGCAGTCAGATCCAGGTCTTGCGGTAGAATACCGGACCAGATATATTCAGCCTCGTCGGCGTGAAGCTTGGGGAATTATTGAAAAGGGCGTAACGCGTGGCGAATTGAAGAGTGACCTGGATATCGGTTTGTGTATCGACATGATCTACGGGCCAGTGTTTTATCGCATGTTAGTGACGGGAGAGCCAATGGATCCAGAGTTTGTACATAGACTATTGGATTCACTATTTGCAGGGATTAAGTCTGATTAG
- a CDS encoding MFS transporter, which produces MNMKNDVQAKQVPRWLVFLLAAACGLIVANLYYAQTVIGPISDTTGLSSAAAGLIVTLTQIGYVIGLLFIVPLSDIMENRRLVTSFLVLLVVALAAAAFSTHAILFLTASLVIGVGSVVAQILVPYATYLTSEEQRGQVVGNVMSGLLLGIMLARPVASFITDAFGWQAVFIFSAIVIALLALLLSRALPARKPQPAMKYGQLIVSLGTLFKTLPMLRRRALYQASLFGAFSLFWTTVPLRLANDFGMTQQGIAWFALAGVGGAIAAPIAGRWADKGLTRILTGLAIVIAVLSFGLAYVFQGHSTAELVLLVVVAITLDMAVSGNLVLGQRVIYSLAGEARGRVNGIFMSIFFIGGALGSSIGSWSYASGGWSLTTLIGLIMPLLALGYYFTEKKPGIVSSS; this is translated from the coding sequence ATGAACATGAAAAACGATGTGCAAGCAAAACAGGTTCCCCGTTGGCTGGTTTTCCTTTTGGCTGCGGCATGCGGACTCATTGTGGCTAATCTGTACTACGCACAGACCGTAATCGGGCCGATCAGTGATACGACAGGATTGTCGTCTGCTGCGGCAGGATTAATTGTAACGTTAACGCAAATTGGTTATGTCATCGGACTGCTGTTTATCGTACCGCTCAGTGACATTATGGAGAATCGGCGGCTCGTAACTTCCTTTCTGGTATTACTGGTTGTTGCCTTGGCTGCAGCAGCGTTCTCCACTCATGCAATATTATTTCTAACGGCCTCTCTGGTTATCGGTGTAGGTTCCGTCGTTGCCCAGATTCTCGTACCCTACGCGACTTACCTTACTTCGGAAGAACAGCGCGGGCAAGTCGTAGGCAATGTCATGAGCGGCCTTCTTCTTGGCATCATGCTGGCTCGCCCGGTGGCAAGCTTCATTACGGATGCTTTTGGTTGGCAGGCTGTCTTTATCTTCTCCGCTATCGTTATTGCACTGCTCGCTCTGCTATTATCACGTGCTCTTCCTGCACGCAAGCCTCAGCCTGCAATGAAATATGGTCAGCTCATTGTTTCACTGGGTACCCTGTTTAAAACGCTGCCCATGCTGCGCCGCCGGGCGCTGTATCAGGCCAGCTTGTTTGGTGCCTTCAGTCTCTTCTGGACCACCGTACCCTTGCGGCTGGCGAATGATTTTGGCATGACTCAGCAGGGCATTGCGTGGTTTGCCCTAGCCGGGGTGGGCGGGGCCATTGCGGCTCCCATCGCGGGCAGATGGGCAGACAAAGGCCTGACCCGGATATTGACCGGGCTCGCCATAGTGATAGCTGTTCTATCCTTCGGCCTTGCGTACGTGTTCCAGGGACATTCGACTGCTGAGCTGGTTCTGCTGGTCGTTGTTGCCATTACACTCGACATGGCCGTCTCGGGCAATCTCGTTCTGGGGCAGCGCGTCATCTACTCCCTTGCTGGTGAAGCCAGAGGACGGGTAAACGGAATCTTCATGTCGATCTTCTTTATTGGAGGTGCCCTTGGTTCCTCTATCGGAAGCTGGTCTTACGCATCAGGTGGCTGGAGTCTGACGACACTGATCGGCCTGATCATGCCGCTGCTGGCCCTCGGTTACTATTTCACTGAAAAGAAACCGGGCATTGTCAGCAGCTCATAA